The DNA window ACCCAAAACGTCATAGAATTTGGCAAGGCCAGCACCAAAGCTCCAATCCAATTCACCAGCCTCATCCAGTCCTCTCAGTTCCTTTATGCGGCCTTTGGCTTTTTTCTCCGCGACTCTTTGAGAAGTTGTGCGAAGCGACTCTCGATGGGTGACGCCGTGGATCTTGACCCGGAGCCACCAATACTTGCTGTTATTTGGCTTGAAGATGTTTTTTGGTTTTTCTTCTTTGTTAGACATTTGCTGCCCTCATTTATCCATATTAGGGCCAGGTCGTGGTCGAACGTCCAGACACCGCCATGTTTGACGGCGCCTGGAATGTCGTCGTTTGCCGCGTGCTGCGTGATCGCCCTTCGGGACTTACCACTCAGCTTTGCGACGACCGGCGTCCTGAGCCTCGGTTTCATCGTTTCGAGGACATTTGCCGTTTCCTCAGAAACCGAAATTTTTGTTTGATTGGTTTGAATGCTCATCGTTGTGCCTCCAGCACGAGGGTGTGTTTGCGTAGCCGGGAGGTGTGTTCAGGGTGAAAAATGCGAAAAAAGATTGGACACGGTTTGATAGCGATGCCGAGGTCCGGTAATCCCTTACTCTGCTTCATCATTCCGAAAGTTTGCAGACCAACTTGTTCCGTCTCAGCCCGCCTCCTGGTTCACAGGAGACGGGTGAAGACACAATCTCACCCGAACTGATCAGCGATGATGCGGGCACGCCTGAGGTCGATCACGTGCTGTCGGGCATGTTTGAAGGACTTCCATGTTTCGATCAGATCGCGCCCATGCTCCAACTCATGGCTGCGCAACTCATCACCACGTGTATTCCGATAAAGAGCACGGGTCCCGTAGTCTTCGAGAAGAGTGTTGAGGTGCTCGACTATGACCTTCTCGAAGACCTCCAGGACGGTTTCATCCTGCATGTCGAACAGGATACCATCCATGAGGCGTTCGAGTGTCGGCGTCATTTGCCTCAGCCGCCGCCCACCGACATCGATGTTTGTGTCACGCCACTCCCAGACGAACCAGCGAGCAGTTTTGACGGCTCTGAGGGCGGATCGCTCGAGAGGGGTTTCTGGATCGAATTCTGTGTTGAATTGCATCTGGAACCCTCCTTCACGCAGCGATACTGAGGTCGAAGGCAGGCACATCGCAGACGGCATCGATGGCTCTCATGTGGTCTTCCAACTGGTCCGAAAGCAGGCAGATATCCTCGACCATCGGGTCTTCCGGGTCGATGCCAGCGAAGAGCACGGTTTCGATGCGCTCGGGATCCCCAACATTTTGCAGGGTAAAAACCTGATGCAGCGCGACCAGATCCTGCCGGACGCGGCGATTCAGCTCTCGGCTCACCACCAGATGGTCGAGCAGGTGCTGAACCCTTCTCAGCGCCCAACTGCCACCGAGAACGAGAGCAGCGTTCTGCAGGGCCTCATTGTGCTCTGCGAGGAAATTCAGCAGCGCACGGGTGGCTGCGGTTTCTTGATCGAACATAGGATACTCCTTTTCCTTGTTTGCTGATGATCAAGAAGCTCTGCGGGGTGAATTGTTCGGAGGTCATTTCATGTTTCTTCCTTTTGTATCTTTGGGTTGGAGGACGCTTTTCAGCGCATTCTCATCTCGAGGAATGTGCTGAAAGGCCGGCTTCCAATCCGTCTTGCTGGTAAAATCAATGACGCTTGCACCCCCAACTGACCTACGGTCCAAGCTTGCCCAATGCGATGTCCTGCTTGAGGTTCAGCCAGTCCTTGGCGGCTGCGTCGCTTTCGCAAGAGATCCGATAGGACTCCCCGGCTTTCAGTGTTTGGTGACCAAGATGGGTCTGGATGATATCCGGTGCCCTCTTTGGATCAGCCAAGCGGAGGTATTCTGCAGCGAGAGTGCGGAGATCATGAGAGGGCACTCCTATGGCCTCTTTGATCCTTTGGCTCGGAAGTTTTCGATCCGGGTTAAGATCCCCGAGTGTAAGCCAGTTCTTTCCCAGCAATTCATGATACCTCAGGTTCACAAACCGATCCGGGCCGCCTGCGAGGATAAGCAGGTCGAGAATTTCAGAAACCTCGTCCCAAAGCCGTCCAGCACCGGTTTCGGCAGCGTTCTTTTCCTGGAACCACTCCAACTCCCAAGTGCCGTCCGTATGACGAATGAGTTCCTTCCCGAGGCGCCAACCGGAAACGTCGCCGGTCCTGGCCGGTTTGTTCATATGAAGCGCAAGTAATGCTATCTGCTGGCGGACAACATGCGCTTGCGCGGCATGCCCTGGCATCCCGGCTAACCTGTCTCTGAGATCGCCGGTGATGCCGGCAATGAACTCGTATCCCCCCTTGCCCATAAGGGATTCAATTCGGGCAACCTTTTCCTTTTCTTCCATTTCGGCGAGTTCGAGGTGATATTTGACCAGCATGCGGATGCCATTCAGATCTGCATTCGGGGCATCACCGTGCTTTCCCAGCGAGACCAGGCCGCCAAGATAGCCCGCGATTGTCCGATGTTTGATGCCGATTTCGCGGAAGCGCTCAGCAAGGCAGTAGGCGGTGTAAAAAGTCAGGGTTCCGTCTGCGTCGGTATCTGCCAGGATTGCCGCACAACGGTCGATCGAGGCAATATGGCGCTTCAGGGAGCTCGGCTTCAGGCTGGATGACGTCCTGAAACCCAAAAACATGAGCTGCCACTCCAGGGGCCAGGTGGATGGTGCGGCCGATGCAGGCTTTGATGGTGTTGCCGTCGTTGTCCGCCCTGAGGCGGCCTTTTTGCCAGGTCGTTGCGCATAATAGGCGCGCCGCAAGTCCCTGCCAGCTGCCGTCGACACCATCGGTGCGTATGTGGCGAGCGCTCGCAACAGGGTTGCCAAAGTGGATTCCGATTTGGCGGCAGCTGTGAAGACCTGTGCTGATGGGTTGTCGAAGGGATCGCCGAAATCCTTTAGGGCTTGGAAGAACCGTCCAACCACCGCAGCTACACCCGGCGTCAGATGCACTTCAGGATCGAGCATTGCCCGGCGCACAGCTGCCGGGGCAGCTAAAAGGTGTTCCTTTGCCGTCAATCTTGCCATGCTCATTTCCCTCCTTTCATTTTTCGGAACATTTCAGGGTGACGTTTCTTGAGCGCCGCCCGCACCTCACGAGCCGCAGCTTCACCGCTATCGCGGCCATAGTGTTTTCGGACGGTATCTTCGTGGTCGCCGAGAACGGACGCAACCTTTGCGAAATTCCCGGGTTCGAGCGCCAGGATGAGGGTCGCAACAGAATGCCTTGCCTCATGAGGTGTCAGATCAATGCCGATAATCCGGGCGCCTTCATCCCAGATTTCAGCCATCGTACTTGGGGCGACGCAGCCACGCGGCAGGTTGACTTCGCGTTTTTGAAGCCGCGGTGTTGCGGCTCCGGGAATGATGTAGGCTGTGTCTTCAAGCTTTTTCAGCTCGAGATACCTCGCGCGATGTTCCGTCAGCCATTTCCATAGAATGCGGGCTTCATCACCCTCGAGATGAACAGTGATGACTTTGGCATTTTTCACCTCCTTTTCTTTGAAGGTCAGTCGCGCATGTTTGCCTTTTGCAAGCCAGTCAAGGTTTCCAGGAATGTTTCCAGCAATCCGATGCCTTAGACGGATGATGTTTGACGTGCGTACGGGCCGGGAAACCTGAACGGCAAAGGCGACAGCCGTTGCGTAAAGACGCAATCCTTGAGCTTCGTGATCCTTGTTGTTCTCTTCCCGCGCTTTGCGAATTTTCTGTTCCGCCGCATAGGATATTGTATTGGGCGCGTTTACAAAGTTGGCCGCCAGATGAGGTGAGGACTGGATGAGGCGACATACAGCATCGGCGCTGTCCGAGGTGATCTTGCCCGGTTTGATAACATTGTCGGCATTGAAGCGCCCGGCAAGATCAATCAGGGCAACCAGGTCGCCGCGTTTCATTCCGTGTCGGGCAAGGGTACGGAGATCGGTCAGACGCTTCCCAAGCGATTGCGATTGCGCCGGGTCCTTCAATTCATCCGATGACTTTGAGCGGTCAATTTGCTGCTGGCATGCTGCTTCGATGATTTCCCGGTCATACAGGTCTTCGAGATCGAGAAAGCTTGATGTGTCATGACCAATGTCTTCGGCGGCGCGCAGAAGCCAGGTGATGGCGGTGCGATAGCCGGATTTCGCAGCATCTGGATTTCCGGGTGCCTTTCGGGACGTCGAGGCCGTTTCATTCAACTCCGCCATGACGGTTTCAGGATCTTCGCCATTCTTGATCCGAGTGCGTGCGAGCTCGACCAGTTCCCTGGGGCCGGCAACGGCTGCGTTCATAATGCGCTCACTGGAGGCCCTGAGATCTTCTGGCAGACTGTCCCAGGCAATACTGCGGGCACGGTCTGAACCCTTGGGCATGTCGAAGAATTTGGAAGGCAGAAGACCTGTGATTTCCGGATCGGCCGGAAAGTCTTCGATCAGCCGGTTCAGAAACGAAATGGCTTTTCGGATGGACTTGCGCTTCTCACTGGTCGCCTCGGCCATGATGAGGTCGATTTCCGATTGCGTGATGTCTCGTGGTGAAACCCGAGCACGCGCCCTCAGGGAGGTCAGGCACCGCGATTTCCCGGTTGCGAATGTCGCTCCGCGCTCCAGGAACCCTTCCCGATCGGACACAAAGGAGATCAGCCTGTCCCAGTCATCGCGGCCGTAGACCGCTGGCGATTCTGACTGTGCTTCGTGAAAGCGTTTCAGAAGATTGCGCACACGCGAGTTGCCCCGGCGACGTGCTGCTTCCAGGTCCTTTGCTCTGGAGACAGCACCGTATGGGGCCGGTGCAATGTTCTTCTCGAAGTAGACTTGATCGGCTGACAGAGACACCAGGTCATGATCCGTCAGGCCCAGACGGGCTGGGATCTTGTTGAGCTCATAGATGGCATCATCGGGTTCGCCGTTCTTTTCTGCCCAAGCCCGGACCTGGAGGAGATTTTGCTCAATGCTGTTGAAGTTGGCTTGGTGTTGGAAGGTCATCTTATTCTCCTGTTGCAGCGCCTCGGCCTGTATCCGCAGCTCTCAAGAAAGCGAGCTGCGGATACAGGCAGAAGCGCCGCCTGCAACCGCTTCGCCCATCTCAAAATAGAAGGCGAGACACTGTTGGAGGATGACGGGGATGAGGAGGAAAATCGCACGATATGTCGGGAAAATCCCTCGATTTGCAAAACCGCCCTCAAACACAACGCCGATTCCTGTTTGCGGACCTTTGTGCAAATGTCGGGAGGTATCCTGTTCTGTCGGAAGAACTGCCATCGGATCTGTGCAAGACATTTCCAGGTCACACCTCAACGCGTTCGAGATTTTCAATCTCGAGGCCCCGCACATGTTTCAGCCATTCCTTTGCATCGGAAGGGTTGATCCGCACGCTGCCGAAGGCATTCCGTGTCGGCAGCCCGTCTTGGATCCAGCGTTCGACCGTGCGAATGTCATACCCTGTGGAACCGGCAAGATGCTTCTTGGACAGCAGAGGTTCCTTGTAACGCTCACAATGATTACGCTTGGGCATTGGGCCTTGCTCACAGGCCCAGACGCTTTGCCAAGTCACACGGTAGTCCCGGCGATCGCGTGTCGCCATGAGCTCTCCAGCTCGGATCTTTCTTCGAACGGTTTCGCCAGTCAGGTCAAAATGATGGGCAACTTCGGCAGTGTTAAGCATGGGTTTCTCCTTCTTTCATCGGGAAGGAGATGCGGTCGATTTCCGAAACTCTGAAAATGTGAGGACAAATTTGTTTCTTGCCGTCAGACTGAGGGTGTTTGGGATGATCTCAGTGAACCTGTTTCGCCGACACGACCAGGTTTTCCAGATCGGAAGTCACGGTATTGCGCTGCCATGTTCGGACAACATGCCTGAGAGAAACCTGACCCTTCAATCTGAATAGGAAAACTCCCCGGCAGGCGGCTCTGCGGTCGTCATCGGCCCGTCAATCAGCACGCGTCAGACGTACCCAGAGAGGTGGGATATGTGGGGTCATCGACTCAAAACAGAAATCGGCCTCATCAGAGGCCTTTCTATTCTTTCTGGAGTTTCTCTTCTTTCGGAAGGGCAGTTTGCCTCATGATTTCAACACCTTGAAAAGGGTGGAATGCAACTTTTGCAGGCGAATATGCAGGTTTTGCAGCCAAAGATGCAGAAATTTCAGCTTAGTGTGCAGATTTTACAGAAACCGGTGCAGATTTTGCAGGGCCCACTATTTGACACGGTTGTCAGGGCTTTTCCGTGGATGAAAGACTGCGCGCGCGGGTCGTGACCCTCACCGAGCTATGCGAAACCAAGATTTTTTCGACTTCCAGACCGGGTTTGTTTCCCAAAATTTGAAGTGACCCAAGATCCTCATCACGAAGTGTCAGCACGTGCCTCAGCCTGCCCGTGCATAGCCGCCCTTCGGGAGTTCTGAAGCAAACCGTCAAACCAATACTACTGTTTGCTGCGCAGCGTGCTAACCGCAGCAACGATACTGAAGAGAACCGAACGAGAACGCCGAAGTCTTCAGACGAAGCAACCGATAAATTTGGGAGATCCAGCAGACACCGTATCCAAATTGTCGTTTCCCTGCCACGTGGTGGCTCATAGCAGTTGTGTGAGAGCCTCGCTTGTCGCATACATATAGCCAAACACCACGTACTGCGCGTTATCTTGAGTGTGAGGTCCGTGGGGCATACCTTCTAACGTACAGCACGGCGAGCAGAATGAATAAAGCCACTGAACCATTTCGTTTTATTGATCTATTTGCCGGAATCGGCGGCCTCCGGATCGGTTTTGAAGCAATCGGTGGAGTATGTGTATTCACCTCCGAGTGGAACAAATACTCTCAAGAAACCTATAGGGCGAATTTCCCAGACGATGACCACAAAATCGAAGGTGACATCACAGCGATCAATGAAAAGGACGTCCCGGCACACGACTTGTTGCTCGCGGGTTTCCCATGCCAGCCCTTTTCAATCGCTGGGGTATCCAAGAAAAATGCCTTGGGAAGAGCTCATGGTTTTGCCGACGAGACTCAAGGCACGCTATTCTTCGATGTCGTACGGATCCTAAGGCACCATAAACCGA is part of the Falsiruegeria litorea R37 genome and encodes:
- a CDS encoding site-specific integrase; its protein translation is MTFQHQANFNSIEQNLLQVRAWAEKNGEPDDAIYELNKIPARLGLTDHDLVSLSADQVYFEKNIAPAPYGAVSRAKDLEAARRRGNSRVRNLLKRFHEAQSESPAVYGRDDWDRLISFVSDREGFLERGATFATGKSRCLTSLRARARVSPRDITQSEIDLIMAEATSEKRKSIRKAISFLNRLIEDFPADPEITGLLPSKFFDMPKGSDRARSIAWDSLPEDLRASSERIMNAAVAGPRELVELARTRIKNGEDPETVMAELNETASTSRKAPGNPDAAKSGYRTAITWLLRAAEDIGHDTSSFLDLEDLYDREIIEAACQQQIDRSKSSDELKDPAQSQSLGKRLTDLRTLARHGMKRGDLVALIDLAGRFNADNVIKPGKITSDSADAVCRLIQSSPHLAANFVNAPNTISYAAEQKIRKAREENNKDHEAQGLRLYATAVAFAVQVSRPVRTSNIIRLRHRIAGNIPGNLDWLAKGKHARLTFKEKEVKNAKVITVHLEGDEARILWKWLTEHRARYLELKKLEDTAYIIPGAATPRLQKREVNLPRGCVAPSTMAEIWDEGARIIGIDLTPHEARHSVATLILALEPGNFAKVASVLGDHEDTVRKHYGRDSGEAAAREVRAALKKRHPEMFRKMKGGK
- a CDS encoding DNA-binding protein, with amino-acid sequence MLNTAEVAHHFDLTGETVRRKIRAGELMATRDRRDYRVTWQSVWACEQGPMPKRNHCERYKEPLLSKKHLAGSTGYDIRTVERWIQDGLPTRNAFGSVRINPSDAKEWLKHVRGLEIENLERVEV